A window of Bactrocera dorsalis isolate Fly_Bdor chromosome 4, ASM2337382v1, whole genome shotgun sequence genomic DNA:
TTTGGAAATATCTATCTCCAATTCGCTTCATGATGATTTGAGGCTGTTGATAATATGGAAATATTTGCgaagaatgaaaaatatttagatttttattgTTCATTATAGTATTTCAGGTGAATAAGTACTCTGCTTCTGGTACATCACTCAAAATTCCAAATGTTGTATCCCTTCTTTATTGGCAATCGACACCGTTATTCTTAATCCCTTGAactatatctcgtacagctcatagtcccatcgactacggtattcgccgtggctaacgcgcaaaggaccataaatctttcgcagaacttttctctcgaaaactcgcaacgtcgactcatcatcgtccatgcctctctTCACCTAATAGCAGggcggggatgatgagtgattgtagaatttggtctttgttggTTGCGAAAAGacttcacttttcaattgcctactcagtccgaagtagcaccggttggcaaaagttattctgcctTGGATTTCGAAGCAGACCTTGTTGAtagtgttaatgctggttccaagatagtcgaaactatctacgacttcgaagttatgactgttaacagtggCGTTGGAGCCAAGTCCTTCACTAACAGACCCGTTTTCTTCCCCCTTTTgtccaatctggagaaagcagaactaacggcgcagttTTTATGGCCAacgatatcgatgtcatcggtgTACGACATCAGTTGTGCACTCttttagaagattgtaccttctttaTTCAACTCTGCAGATCTCCAGGAATAGAtggaagaaatcgcacgatagggagtctcgTTGTCCGAAAATTCGTTCAGTGTCGAACGGGTCGGGCTTTTGatattgttcaacgtcagtttacacagccgtatttgttttgcggggatactaaattcagacataccggcatagaggcagctcctttccgtgctgtcaaaagcagctttgaaatcgacgaaaaggtggtgcGTCTAGATACTCTTTTCACGGGTTCCAGGGTTTGGCGTATGGTGTATAACTGGTCTGTTATCAGTTTTTCTCAGCCGTATTTATATAGCTTCTCCGGCAATCAATCGGTCCCCGTCGCTTTATTGTTCTTTAGACCaataattgctatttgaacttcttcatggtcgggcaatgaaacgtctgATCCGTCGTCATCGACTGGGGAATCGGGATCACCGTCTATTGGTGTTATACTTTCACTACCATTTAGCAGGCTGGggaagtgttccttccataactTTAATATGATTCTCGGCTTCAAAACTATTCGTGTTTACAATTCGTCCGAATACCGAATACTAGCTAAATTAGtaatataaaagttataaaaattgtgaaggaatattctttgaaataaattcgatcagaaatttttagttaaaactaGTTATAGCCAATGTCATAATACATAATATAACTGGTATAATGACGCTTTATtatagttaattttttgtttgtatagcTGCTTCAGTTATAATTGCATATTTGCGCTGAATAATTTGGCCACACCACTTATACTTACTggtatataactacatacatatgtacatattccaTATACTATTTCGTATTTGTGTATGTGCAGCATTGAACAgagaaaaaccaaaatatttgtgGTTCACGTTtcgctaattttatttttgcagttactttCAATTTgtctatttaaaatatatgcatgtattggAGTTCCAAAATTATTACCTTAATTTTTACTGAATACATTCTTTGATTACAGTTGTTAATTGTAAGAATTAAGattagtatttttaatataacgggtgatgcaagtagatgtacttttttcaatagcatttttttttgacagatcacaggtgatggtcaacataatcggcctactgagcgtactattcgctgACCTGAAGAGAtgcaagagctgccatttcatccagagaaaataacggtttggtatGATGTGAAAATATCGGttcatatttcattaaaaattatgccggtgagaattatcgcgccatgataaccgactattcgatgcctgaaattgaagccaGTGATCTTgacgacatttagtttcaacaagaccgcgccacttcccacacatcatcagtcaatcgatttattgaaagaacacttcggtgagcagataatttcacgtttcgggccagtcgattggctctaaagatcgtgtgatattatGGCGTTAGACGTTTTACTGTGAGGCTATGTAAAGTttgaagtctatgcggacaatgcCGATTCAGGGAGCAAAGCATCACGCATATTATTCAccaattaccagtcgaaatgctcaaatgAGTTGGACCAGTCGAAATGATCAATTGGATTCAAAAGATGGATCATCTGatacgtagccgcggccaatatttgaaagagataatctttaaaaaataaataccaaagaaggcaattttcgaatgataataaacattccccattaagcttgaagtttctgtgttttttctttaaaaaagtagggagccTCGAAATGGGTCatatatagggtagtcgaaatAGTATTTTCGTATTCCCATCAAAcgctcagcataacctttccaTGCGTCAATTCTGGTTTACGACCATTTGTTGaacttcaccacgcttggaccatgattttttcgtatattgtcgtatttgatccacttttcgttttAGAAattgttcgatttcatttcgtttcagcaaagaattgcagatgttaattcggtccattcaatttttcacagacaattcatatgGTACTAAACATCGAGCTTCGTTTTGTAGTTagcctttttttaaatagttcaaaaccgtttgatgatgaatgttaagttccttagagATGTCATggttgcttatgtgacggtccagACCAGAGCAgagtgcatctttcacatcgaaatttccagaactgAGGCGAGCggaccattgttgtgctacacgaactggtACTGCAtcatctccgtaaacttcacttGGTGTTTTGCGTggaatttttcccttttttatacagaaatttcaaattatagcgaatttcttcattattttcactcatttttgaacatctGTAACTAAATTATAAGCTGTGTGCTAAATTATTTGGAGAatgttttctattatatataaatCTGCAATAGCAAACAGCACTTCTTCTACTCAGAGTATTCCGCAAAGACTGCACAATATGACTTCGATTTAGTAATGCTCCTCATAGGCAAGGGCAAACAAAGAAGTAGATTGACATCGATAATCCTAAACTAATAATGGACAATCTTAAACTGAGGGATCTTAACTAATATATTAAATGCTCCGCAGCGTCGATACCAGTTTTCCTTCGAGAACCATTAAAACGGCACTATCCGCGACAGCATTACTTTCAACGCCAAACGAATATCAGCAACATTAACACTTAAGACCTATATTACCGTTTTCAACCTAACTGAATTTTGATGGAAGTTTTGATATTCGTATTATGGTTGTAAGCTaaccagtaaaaaaaaaatcggttgaaATGTTATAACCTCTGTGCTAGTAGAGTTGACAGGAGTATCAATAGTTTTTAAGTGCTAACGAGCAGTTGTAATAGAAAATGggttaaaaaaacttttttgtttatacttGCAAACTAAGAATGGGCTAAATTCGGGTGGAACCGAATGGgtatatgaagaaaaaatcaACCAAAGGTTTCGTAATCCGTATATTAATtacactatttttaagaaaagctGTCcactaaatttcattaaaatattacacataTTGACCGAAATAAATGGTCAAGTAAAAAGAGAATGTCGGGTCTGATTGCATTAACCTTTGGCATTACTCATTAATACTTAAGAACATGGTTCCATggaattttgtgaatatatgtatatgtattatacactAGCCATTAAGCCATGACTTTCATCATTTGCCCTAAatatacggtataaagtcaaacGGAAATTCGAAACTTATTTTAACGGCAAAAGGTTAtttcaaacaaccgttaggtgaacaaaactattatactctgtagcaacatgttgctagagcacgagtataaaaataaatcgaaattacattttacatgcAAGCACTCTCGTATATCGTCATCGTTAATTCTGCCAAAatgtttcatcaaaattttcggtttcaaaattaaacagcaaaaaaattatttcattggtATTCCAGTTTATAACCCAGTAAATCATGTCCAGcaacccaacaacaacaacgaacggCAATGGAGAATGTAATTGCGATGAGATTAGTGCACCTGCGCCATCAGTGCCTCAAACAAATGGACATGCCTCCACATGCACACTTCGCGGCGATGGACTCTTTATGAAAATGCGGCTAAACTCGATAACCTCAATCGATAATCCGGACAAACCGCAAGCAACAACTAACGGCAATTTGGAGACTCCGCCGATAAAGCGCAACATTAGTGATGGAAATCTGCTGCCAACCGACATAAAAGAGGCGCGTGTGCGTGTCATCTATACGGGCGGCACAATTGGCATGGTGCGGAACGAAAATAACGGTAAGTAATAAGGTATATTCGCATTTAAGATTTCTAACACTTTCTTCTGCTTCCATTTGCAGTTCTAGCGCCTATCCCCAATGCTCTGGTGAAAACGCTACGCAGATACCCGAACATACACGACGAAGCTTATGCGCAGAAACGCTTTGGCTCGGCAGCATCGATGGGACCACTTGTACTGCCATTTGTGCAAGGTGAGAAGCGACGCATTGTCTATCAAGTGACCGAATATGCGCCACTCTTGGACTCGAGTAATATGACAATGAACGATTGGGCGCGTATTGCCAAGGACATACATGTAAGTGCGccaagtatatataaattttattagcaaACTTTCATTCTGAAATCTATTTATAGCAATCCTACGAGTTCTTCGACGGCTTCGTCATACTTCACGGCACAGATACGCTCTCCTACACTGCTTCGGCGTTGTCTTTCATGTTGGAGAACCTTGGCAAAACTGTTATCATTACCGGTTCTCAGATACCCATTTTCGAAACGCGCACTGACGGTAAAGACAACTTCACATCCGCCTTAATAATTGCGGGTAACTATGTTTTACCGGAGGTGTGCGTTTTCTTCGGTCATAAGCTAATGCGTGGTAATCGCACAGTGAAGGTGAGCTCTGATCGTTTGGAGGCGTTCGACACACCAAATGTTTCACCTTTAGGCACGATCGGTATAAATGTCGAAATCGATTATCGGCTAATATTTCGGCCATGCACGGTCTCACGGTTTTCGGTGCAAACGAATTTGGATGAGAATGTCGGCATCTTGCGTATATTTCCGAGTATTTCGAGATCGTCCATACGCGCATTCTTAGCGCCACCAATGAAGGGTATAGTGCTGCAATCGTTTGGCTCTGGCAATGTGCCCTCGAATCGCAAAGATTTTCTCGAAGAACTCAAGATGGCCTGTGATCGTGGTGTAATCATTATAAATTGTACCCAATGTTCCAATGGCGCCGTAGCGGCGCTATATGACACAGGAAAGGTGTTATTCGATATTGGCATATTGCCGGGCTACGATATGACACCTGAAGCGGCGCTGACGAAACTTTCTTATGTGCTGGGCAAAACGGGCTTAACGCTGGAGCAACGGAAAGAGGTGAGTAgcaataattttaaagtttttacagTTTGCACTTTGGCTTATAATTCTATACTTTTTCTATGTAGCTAATGCAAATCAATCTGCGCGGTGAATTGACCTCGTCGGTTGGtgccaaaatggaagaattCGATTTGGTGGATGCAGTTGCACGGTCTATGCATTTATCTACACCCGAGGAACTGGGTCAAATGTGTGCCACACTTTTTCCGGCCATGATAAACACAGCCGTGCAGGAAGGTGACATAACTAAGGTCGGTGCTTACAGCCAcattatatattttcacttttatcaCACTTGCTTCACTACCACCTTTTGCAGATCACCAATCTGAAAGCCTATGGTGCAGATCTCTCCTGCGTAAATCACGATCACCGCACGGCGCTGCATCTCGCCTGCAACCAAGGCAACATTGCGGTTGTAAATCATTTGCTTATGAATGGTGTATCCGTCCACATTCGCGATCACTACGAC
This region includes:
- the LOC105223244 gene encoding L-asparaginase codes for the protein MSSNPTTTTNGNGECNCDEISAPAPSVPQTNGHASTCTLRGDGLFMKMRLNSITSIDNPDKPQATTNGNLETPPIKRNISDGNLLPTDIKEARVRVIYTGGTIGMVRNENNVLAPIPNALVKTLRRYPNIHDEAYAQKRFGSAASMGPLVLPFVQGEKRRIVYQVTEYAPLLDSSNMTMNDWARIAKDIHQSYEFFDGFVILHGTDTLSYTASALSFMLENLGKTVIITGSQIPIFETRTDGKDNFTSALIIAGNYVLPEVCVFFGHKLMRGNRTVKVSSDRLEAFDTPNVSPLGTIGINVEIDYRLIFRPCTVSRFSVQTNLDENVGILRIFPSISRSSIRAFLAPPMKGIVLQSFGSGNVPSNRKDFLEELKMACDRGVIIINCTQCSNGAVAALYDTGKVLFDIGILPGYDMTPEAALTKLSYVLGKTGLTLEQRKELMQINLRGELTSSVGAKMEEFDLVDAVARSMHLSTPEELGQMCATLFPAMINTAVQEGDITKITNLKAYGADLSCVNHDHRTALHLACNQGNIAVVNHLLMNGVSVHIRDHYDRTPLLEAISGDHHEIIQVLINCGAHLTGSSRAIGEQLCAAAARGSLVRLKSYQLAGADLAQPDPSGRTALHLAALHGHANLVRFLLDIVDNPREKDMLELTPLDYARRGGQQDVIQILSGLEQAA